A window from Candidatus Methylomirabilota bacterium encodes these proteins:
- a CDS encoding VOC family protein encodes MSDKADAPREFELRKIGHVVLQVSDLEASVRFYTEVLGLRISDRYPDSMRPGGMVFLRVNTDHHGVALIGGAPKRDASRMDHFAFEVGSLDEVFRARGWLKKQGIPIHFEGRRRAGCQFAIEFQDPDGNNLEIYWNIDQVGTTGAARPGSEWRPARSLEDAVANPVPGQRLPTISSFH; translated from the coding sequence ATGTCGGACAAGGCAGACGCCCCCCGCGAATTCGAGCTGCGCAAGATCGGTCACGTCGTGCTCCAGGTGAGCGATCTCGAAGCTTCGGTGCGCTTCTACACGGAGGTGCTGGGCCTCAGGATCAGCGACCGCTACCCTGACAGCATGCGGCCGGGGGGCATGGTCTTCCTGCGCGTCAACACCGACCATCACGGCGTGGCGCTTATCGGCGGCGCGCCCAAGCGGGACGCGAGCCGTATGGATCACTTCGCCTTCGAGGTGGGAAGCCTGGACGAGGTGTTCCGGGCCCGCGGCTGGCTCAAGAAGCAAGGCATCCCCATCCACTTCGAGGGCCGCCGGCGCGCCGGCTGCCAGTTCGCCATCGAGTTCCAGGATCCCGACGGCAACAACCTGGAAATCTACTGGAACATCGATCAGGTGGGCACCACGGGCGCGGCCCGCCCGGGGTCCGAGTGGCGGCCGGCCCGCAGCCTGGAGGACGCGGTGGCCAACCCCGTGCCCGGCCAGCGCCTGCCCACGATCTCGAGCTTCCACTGA